The genomic window ACTTCTTTAAATCGTACTAGAATTTAATTAATTTTATATTATTTATATGCAAAATTTATTCTTAAACTAATATTATTTTAATATATGTTTTTATATTTTTTAATATAAGGTATTATATATATTGAACAATTTATTAACATTGAATAATTTATTAACAAATAGAAAGGACTGAATTCTTATGATTTCTATATATAAAAGCACAAACGAAGCTACTCCAAAGCTTCTCCCCCTGGATTCAATAGAACCTGGCTGTTGGATTAACATGATCGCTCCATCAGAACAAGAAATACTATTTGTATCAAAAAAGACAGGGGTACCTGTAGAATTTTTAAAATCAGCTTTAGATGAAGAGGAATCTTCACGTATAGATATAGAAGATAATAATATACTTATGATTCTAGATATACCATTTACTGAAATGGAAGAAAACTCTCTTACTTACGATACTTATCCTCTTGCTATAATTCATACTGAAAAAGAAATAATAACAATATGTTTAAAAAATAGTAAACTATTAAATGATTTTGTAGAAGCAAATATACGCACTTTTTATACTTTTAAACGTTCTAGATTTATACTACAAGTTCTTTATAGAGTATCTAGCTATTTCTTAGTGTGTCTTCGTCAAATAGATAAAAAAAGCTGGATGATTCAAAAGCAACTTCATAAATCTATGAGTAATAAAGTTCTTATGCAACTATTATCTCTGCAAAATTCTCTAGTATACTTTTCAACATCATTAAAATCAAATGAGATAACCTTAGAGAAAATGATAAAACTTGAGATAATGCAAAAATATGAAGAGGATAAAGAACTACTTGAAGACGTAATAATAGAAAATAAACAGGCTATTGAAATGACAAATATGTATACACATATATTAAGTGCCACTATGGATGCTTCTGCTAATGTTATATCAAACAATCTAAACCTTGTAATGAAACTTTTAGCTACGGTGACTATCGTTATATCTATCCCTAATATATTTTCTGGTATATTTGGTATGAACGTTAAAGGACTTCCTTTCTCTGAACTACCTCCTGGGTCAGGTTTTCTTATAGTAATGTCATTAATATTAACTACAACAATAATAAGTGTCATATATTTAAATAAGAAAAATATGTTTTAACTTTAGATTCTCTGTTTTTTTAATAATATTGTTTTACATTAAATCATATTCCACAATCCACAAAAGATAAATTTAAAATAAATACTATATAATTATCTTTTATTTTTAAAAAATTAAATAAATATTATGGAGTTAGGATGTGATAAAATGGTAGTGAAAAAATTACAAATAGGAGATACTATAGGTTTGGTTTCCCCTGCTAGTCCAGAAGAGGCTGATAGTATAAAAAAAGGAATAGGTTTTCTAAGATCCCTAGGATTTAACGTAAAAGAAGGAAAGCATATTTATGACAAATTAGGTTACTTTGCTGGAAATGATGAAGATAGAGCAGAAGATTTAATGAATATGTTCATTGATAAAACTATAGACATGATATTATGTGTGAGAGGAGGATATGGTTGCATGAGACTTCTTCCTCTACTAGATTATGATGTAATAAAAAATAATCCTAAGATATTTATGGGCTTCAGTGATATTACAACACTTCTAAATACATTATCATCAAAGTGTGGCTTTATAACTTTTCATGGACCTATGGGTAGTTCAAATTTAGAAGATGAAGAAACTTTTAAAAGCTTTTTAAATACAATAACAAAATGTAATAAACCATATGCACTAGATACTTGGACCAAAATCCCCATGGATTATGTTAATAAAGGATGTGCTCAAGGAAAGCTTGTTGGAGGAAATTTGTCTTTGATTGTATCTACTTTAGGTACACCTTATGAGATAGATACAAAAGATAATATTCTATTTATTGAGGATGTTAAAGAACCCCCTTACTCTATAGATAGAATGCTAACTCAACTTCATCTAAGTGGGAAACTTAAAGAGTGTAGGGGGGTTATAATAGGTCAATTTACAGATTGTACTTTATGTGATTACTCTAAAAGCCTAAATCTAGAACAAATATTAGAAGACAGAATCTTATCTTTAAATAAGCCTACAGTATTAAACTTTATGTCAGGACACGATTATCCCAAATTAACTTTGCCTATAGGTGCAAAAGCCAAAATTAATTGTGATAAAAAATCATTAGAGATACTAGAAGCAGTTGTAAAATAAAAATAAGAAAGAGTTAGCGAAAATTCAACTTTCCACTAACTCTTTGTTAACTTAACTAAATCTTTTCTAAATATAATAAAATAAAACATCTTTATTATAACTATTAAATTATCGGTTGTATTATCTAAATACTAATTGAAATGTATATTATCTAAAAATACCTATAGATGATAAAAACACTATTATAAGAATAACCGGTGTAACATACCTTAGAATAAAGTAATAAAAATCAATTATCTTACCTGTTTTAAGTTCTCCATTGTTAGTAAGCTCTCTTTTTATTTCTTCTTTAGGTACAAAATATCCAACTAAAATTGCTATAAAAAGTCCACCTAAAGGTAAAATTACATTTGAAGATAGATAGTCAAATAAATCAAAGAATCCCTTCCCGAATATTTTTACCTCACCTAATAAAGAATCATTATTTACAGAAAGGGTAGCAAGTATTCCAAAAACAATTATAATTATTCCATTTATAATGACAGCTTTTTTCCTAGACATTCCTCTTTCTTCTGAATAGTATGCAACAGGAACTTCAAACATAGATGTCATTGCTGTTGTTGCAGCTATAGAAGCTAATATAAAAAATGCTACTAACAATATATTTCCAAAAGGAATTTTTGAAAATACTAAAGGTATTGTCATAAATAAAAGACCTGGTCCTCCAGAAGGTTTCATTCCAAAAGTAAATACAGATGAAAA from Clostridium sp. MB40-C1 includes these protein-coding regions:
- a CDS encoding magnesium transporter CorA family protein — translated: MISIYKSTNEATPKLLPLDSIEPGCWINMIAPSEQEILFVSKKTGVPVEFLKSALDEEESSRIDIEDNNILMILDIPFTEMEENSLTYDTYPLAIIHTEKEIITICLKNSKLLNDFVEANIRTFYTFKRSRFILQVLYRVSSYFLVCLRQIDKKSWMIQKQLHKSMSNKVLMQLLSLQNSLVYFSTSLKSNEITLEKMIKLEIMQKYEEDKELLEDVIIENKQAIEMTNMYTHILSATMDASANVISNNLNLVMKLLATVTIVISIPNIFSGIFGMNVKGLPFSELPPGSGFLIVMSLILTTTIISVIYLNKKNMF
- a CDS encoding LD-carboxypeptidase; this encodes MVVKKLQIGDTIGLVSPASPEEADSIKKGIGFLRSLGFNVKEGKHIYDKLGYFAGNDEDRAEDLMNMFIDKTIDMILCVRGGYGCMRLLPLLDYDVIKNNPKIFMGFSDITTLLNTLSSKCGFITFHGPMGSSNLEDEETFKSFLNTITKCNKPYALDTWTKIPMDYVNKGCAQGKLVGGNLSLIVSTLGTPYEIDTKDNILFIEDVKEPPYSIDRMLTQLHLSGKLKECRGVIIGQFTDCTLCDYSKSLNLEQILEDRILSLNKPTVLNFMSGHDYPKLTLPIGAKAKINCDKKSLEILEAVVK